Proteins encoded together in one Acidobacteriota bacterium window:
- a CDS encoding PDZ domain-containing protein encodes MRLSRAIGLTVMILALAAAAAAWAPAIAAQQDDKAVQQPQKLEKLEKMIVMVDGRTGAAQRQNWVAQTGNVYTLGGPRLGVSVRDVETADVSKMKLSGPAGVVIEEVTNDSAAAKAGLKAGDVIIQFDGEAVRSTRQFTRLVNESAAGRALKLSVTRDGKRTDLEATLTGGEGPLANITIDRDRIRSEVERGLAEARRGLAQADRDKAQAERNLAQVAPLMRQFRMERQPGGTTGTPGPGMPSEGVFTFEGPFGGALAARGRLGVTVQELTPELAAYFGVKDGVLVSTVRADSPAAKAGIKAGDVITTVNDKPVTDASVLVAQLRDKEGEVTVGLSRDKKTLSVKATLEKATGARSRVVVRGKPA; translated from the coding sequence ATGCGTTTATCTCGTGCAATCGGACTGACGGTGATGATTCTCGCCCTGGCGGCAGCGGCGGCGGCGTGGGCGCCGGCGATCGCGGCTCAGCAGGACGACAAGGCGGTGCAGCAACCGCAGAAGCTCGAGAAGCTGGAAAAGATGATTGTGATGGTCGATGGGCGAACCGGGGCGGCTCAGCGCCAGAACTGGGTCGCCCAGACCGGGAACGTCTATACGCTGGGCGGACCACGTCTCGGCGTCTCGGTTCGCGATGTCGAGACGGCCGATGTGAGCAAGATGAAACTGTCGGGGCCGGCCGGCGTCGTGATCGAAGAGGTGACGAACGACTCGGCTGCGGCCAAGGCCGGGCTGAAGGCGGGCGATGTCATCATCCAGTTCGATGGCGAAGCGGTTCGCAGCACGCGCCAGTTCACTCGCCTGGTCAACGAATCGGCCGCTGGCCGAGCGTTGAAGCTCAGCGTGACGCGCGACGGGAAGCGCACCGATCTCGAGGCCACTCTGACTGGCGGGGAAGGCCCCCTTGCCAACATCACGATTGATCGCGATCGCATCCGGAGCGAAGTCGAACGGGGGCTGGCGGAGGCCCGGCGCGGGCTCGCGCAGGCCGACCGCGACAAGGCGCAGGCCGAACGCAACCTGGCCCAGGTCGCGCCGCTGATGCGTCAGTTCAGGATGGAGCGCCAGCCTGGTGGGACGACAGGGACGCCTGGTCCCGGGATGCCATCAGAAGGCGTCTTCACGTTCGAGGGCCCATTCGGCGGGGCGCTCGCAGCCCGGGGGCGTCTTGGCGTGACGGTTCAGGAACTGACTCCCGAGCTGGCAGCCTATTTCGGCGTCAAGGACGGCGTTCTTGTCTCGACGGTGCGCGCAGACAGCCCGGCTGCCAAAGCGGGCATCAAAGCCGGGGATGTGATCACGACGGTGAATGACAAGCCCGTGACCGATGCCAGCGTGCTGGTGGCGCAGTTGCGAGACAAAGAGGGCGAGGTGACTGTTGGCCTCTCGCGCGACAAGAAGACGTTGAGCGTGAAGGCGACCCTCGAGAAGGCGACAGGGGCCAGGTCACGGGTCGTGGTGCGGGGAAAGCCGGCGTAG
- the fabZ gene encoding 3-hydroxyacyl-ACP dehydratase FabZ has protein sequence MEFELPFDQTVIQRILPHRYPFLLVDRIIALEPDKRIVGIKNVSRNEQVLAVEPGRVPTLPPTILTEAVAQVGAIMILAKPENKDKLIFFMGIDRVRFRRPVYAGDQVEIEATVRRLRSRIGSLHGVARVNGVVCAEGTMTFALGKKDEGAAASAL, from the coding sequence GTGGAATTTGAACTGCCGTTCGATCAGACCGTCATCCAGCGCATCCTGCCGCACAGGTATCCGTTTCTGCTGGTGGACCGGATCATTGCGCTCGAGCCCGACAAGCGAATTGTCGGCATCAAGAACGTCTCCCGCAACGAGCAGGTGCTGGCGGTGGAACCGGGAAGAGTGCCCACGCTGCCGCCGACGATTCTGACGGAAGCGGTCGCGCAGGTCGGCGCGATCATGATCCTCGCGAAGCCGGAGAACAAGGATAAGCTCATCTTCTTCATGGGCATCGACCGCGTGCGCTTCCGCCGGCCTGTGTACGCCGGCGATCAGGTGGAAATCGAGGCCACTGTCCGCCGCCTGCGCAGCCGGATCGGGTCGCTGCACGGCGTCGCCCGCGTCAATGGCGTCGTCTGCGCCGAAGGCACGATGACGTTTGCGCTGGGGAAGAAAGACGAAGGAGCGGCCGCGAGCGCCCTG
- a CDS encoding ATP-binding protein gives MSLRGRIFAVIGLMVVAAFLQAGAVMWFEASRNSSDRTILRAGQRFDHQSRMNRVVVELENEQRSYLLTGLPAFRANFDRRWSEYVNLPTLLLALVDEEKDKRSLADLDRQLQQWYRMVTDLMDRRDRLTDLPEVLRDQTAPPIRQILNSLDAHQRHDFVFLSDQIRNASQSSFDNALFTLALPAVDIIMLLVLVAVLARILLDPLAAMAESARQISGGNFDVRLPPPAKRDEIGTLVGAFRDMSAAVQRRQHDLTNALTREREISQMYAALRVNAEQESARLQATIATVPAALVILEAPGGRVVLQNAAADMLIGREPDTEHDRQLYWESFHATYRDGGACPVDEWGPRRALRGDVVVGQELIVKPQDGRVVPMLVSAAPLRNDLGVITGAVAAFQDITSLYEVDRLKNEFVSVVSHELRTPLTSIKGSLQLLRSDVPGLDPDHLILMDVALANTDRLVRIINDILDISKIEAGKLELNPRPYDARELVTHSIESVGQIARGSSVTLTPIIPPDLPKVNADPDRTIQAIVNLLSNALKYAPARSEVTLEVRPDPPGFVTFAITDRGRGIAADKLGQLFQKFQQIDGANTRRFHGTGLGLAITKALVEIQGGSVGVTSETGVGSTFWITIPVARPTMGKTLPE, from the coding sequence GTGAGCCTGCGCGGGCGCATCTTCGCGGTGATCGGCCTCATGGTGGTCGCGGCCTTCCTTCAGGCCGGGGCCGTCATGTGGTTCGAAGCCTCGCGCAATTCCAGCGACAGGACGATCCTGCGCGCCGGGCAGCGGTTCGATCACCAGTCCCGCATGAACCGCGTCGTCGTGGAACTGGAGAACGAGCAGCGGTCCTACCTGCTGACGGGACTGCCGGCGTTCCGTGCGAACTTCGACCGCCGGTGGAGCGAGTACGTCAACCTCCCGACGCTGCTGCTTGCGCTGGTTGACGAGGAAAAGGACAAGCGGTCGCTGGCCGATCTCGACCGGCAGCTCCAGCAGTGGTATCGGATGGTCACAGACCTGATGGACCGCCGCGATCGGCTGACCGATCTGCCAGAGGTGCTGCGGGATCAGACCGCTCCGCCCATCCGGCAGATCCTGAACTCGCTCGATGCGCATCAGCGGCACGATTTCGTGTTCCTCAGCGACCAGATCAGGAACGCATCGCAATCGAGTTTCGACAACGCGCTCTTCACGCTGGCGCTGCCGGCTGTCGATATCATCATGCTGCTCGTGCTGGTCGCCGTGCTGGCGCGCATCCTGCTGGATCCGCTGGCCGCGATGGCCGAATCGGCGCGCCAGATCTCGGGCGGCAACTTCGATGTCCGGCTGCCGCCGCCTGCCAAGCGTGACGAGATCGGAACGCTCGTCGGGGCGTTTCGCGACATGAGCGCCGCTGTCCAGCGCCGGCAGCACGACCTGACCAACGCGCTCACACGGGAGCGCGAGATCTCTCAGATGTACGCCGCGCTCCGCGTCAACGCGGAGCAGGAATCGGCACGGCTCCAGGCCACGATCGCGACGGTGCCGGCGGCACTGGTCATCCTGGAGGCGCCCGGCGGGCGCGTGGTCCTTCAGAACGCGGCCGCCGACATGCTCATCGGCCGCGAACCCGACACCGAGCACGATCGACAGCTGTACTGGGAGAGCTTCCACGCCACGTACCGGGACGGCGGAGCCTGCCCGGTGGATGAATGGGGACCCCGTCGCGCGCTGCGCGGAGACGTGGTGGTCGGTCAGGAATTGATCGTCAAGCCGCAGGACGGCAGAGTCGTTCCCATGCTGGTCAGCGCGGCGCCGCTGCGCAACGACCTGGGCGTGATCACCGGCGCCGTCGCCGCGTTCCAGGACATCACAAGTCTCTATGAGGTCGACCGGCTCAAGAACGAGTTCGTGTCCGTTGTCTCGCACGAGTTGCGCACGCCGCTCACGTCGATCAAGGGCTCGCTGCAGCTGTTGAGGTCCGATGTGCCCGGGCTCGATCCGGACCATCTCATCCTGATGGATGTGGCCCTGGCAAACACGGATCGGCTCGTGCGCATCATCAACGACATCCTCGACATTTCGAAGATCGAGGCGGGAAAGCTCGAACTCAACCCGCGGCCGTACGACGCCCGCGAACTGGTGACGCACTCCATCGAGAGCGTCGGCCAGATTGCCAGAGGGTCGTCGGTGACGCTCACGCCCATCATTCCGCCCGATCTCCCGAAGGTCAACGCCGACCCGGACCGCACGATCCAGGCCATCGTCAACCTCCTGTCGAACGCACTCAAGTACGCGCCCGCCCGGTCAGAAGTGACGCTGGAAGTGAGGCCAGACCCGCCCGGGTTCGTGACCTTCGCCATCACCGACCGGGGACGCGGCATTGCGGCCGACAAACTTGGCCAGCTCTTTCAGAAGTTCCAGCAGATCGATGGGGCCAACACGCGCAGGTTCCACGGAACAGGCCTGGGCCTGGCCATCACCAAGGCGCTCGTCGAGATTCAGGGCGGATCGGTCGGGGTCACCAGCGAGACAGGAGTCGGATCGACGTTCTGGATCACGATTCCCGTCGCCAGGCCGACGATGGGAAAAACACTCCCGGAGTAA
- a CDS encoding HAMP domain-containing sensor histidine kinase, with protein sequence MSKTDDKGAIAGEQALVSMLIHELRTPLTALRGSLGLLTEEAKDAAPEVRSFAAIAARNAGKLVSMLDDAADYWRLSDSKAPLPCEPTDIADTVQRALDQVQALVEERGILLDVQATPAEASVNPALVRAAVVRVLSYALSVSPKKAALQVRVDRAKRAGASIVVSVSDGGTAIPADAAARIFEPFSVVARRGAEPARPTGLGLAIARRIVKLHGGSLVFTSNEQGGLFSIKLPVRRPKPRSRRRGKALPE encoded by the coding sequence GTGAGCAAGACTGACGACAAAGGCGCAATTGCCGGCGAGCAGGCCCTCGTGTCGATGCTCATCCATGAATTGCGCACACCGCTGACGGCGCTCCGCGGATCGCTCGGCCTCTTGACCGAGGAGGCCAAGGACGCCGCGCCGGAGGTCCGGAGTTTCGCGGCGATTGCCGCGCGCAACGCCGGCAAGCTGGTGTCCATGCTGGATGATGCCGCCGACTACTGGCGGCTCAGCGATTCGAAGGCGCCGTTGCCGTGCGAACCCACAGACATCGCTGACACGGTGCAGCGCGCGCTGGACCAGGTCCAGGCACTCGTCGAGGAGCGCGGCATCCTGCTGGATGTTCAGGCCACGCCGGCCGAGGCAAGTGTCAATCCGGCATTGGTCCGAGCGGCGGTCGTCCGCGTGCTGTCGTATGCGCTGAGCGTGTCGCCGAAGAAGGCCGCTCTGCAGGTCCGTGTCGATCGCGCCAAGAGGGCCGGCGCAAGCATCGTGGTGTCGGTGTCGGATGGTGGCACGGCGATTCCCGCCGATGCGGCCGCGCGCATCTTCGAGCCGTTCAGCGTGGTGGCGCGGCGCGGCGCGGAGCCGGCCAGGCCCACGGGGCTCGGCCTCGCCATTGCCCGGAGAATCGTGAAGCTGCACGGGGGGTCGCTCGTTTTCACCTCGAACGAGCAGGGTGGGCTGTTCTCGATCAAGCTGCCTGTCCGGCGCCCGAAACCCCGCTCGCGGCGCCGTGGAAAAGCACTCCCGGAGTAA
- a CDS encoding response regulator: MKLLLAEDEPDVQLIARLSLKRAGFEVVTVNNGLEVLERVGAEAPDAILLDWMMPDMDGFETCKRLKADPATKAIPVIFLTAKVQESEVAKALALGAAGCVGKPFDALTLGQQVLTILGKQLG; this comes from the coding sequence ATGAAACTCCTGCTTGCGGAAGACGAACCGGACGTGCAGCTGATCGCCCGCCTCTCGCTCAAGCGTGCGGGATTCGAGGTCGTCACGGTCAACAACGGTCTCGAGGTGCTCGAGCGCGTGGGCGCCGAAGCGCCCGATGCCATCCTGCTCGACTGGATGATGCCCGACATGGATGGCTTCGAAACCTGCAAGCGGCTCAAAGCCGATCCGGCCACCAAGGCGATCCCCGTGATCTTCCTGACGGCCAAAGTGCAGGAATCTGAAGTCGCCAAGGCGCTCGCGCTTGGCGCTGCCGGGTGCGTCGGCAAGCCGTTCGACGCGCTGACGCTCGGTCAGCAGGTGCTGACGATTCTCGGAAAACAGCTCGGGTAA
- a CDS encoding ATPase, T2SS/T4P/T4SS family — translation MSKQLETLLRQSDLLTEAQLIRDLEQARKQNMSLIDVVLQEERLTEEQLADLFAAATKIPRIRVAASAVDPVAIENVPDKLARRYCCLPLSVEGRVLTLALADPGDYLAIQDIEFASGLSVRPVIATRTEILDGIEERYAAEDRIGSFLANVPDVTDLHIGADDPTEDLAVSVVDSRSAADVAPVVKMCNLIVHDAIKAGASDSHIEPTMHDVNVRMRVDGVLRDYTHVPKWLHSPLVSRLKILAKLDISERRLPQDGRINVQYQGRTIDIRVSTLPTHFGEKAVLRYLGGGVLPKVDRMGLNATQSTLLEDVIRQPQGMILVTGPTGSGKTTTLYALLARRRSTEVNIVTVEDPIEYHLPGINQVQINPKAGLSFANALRSILRQDPDVILVGETRDQETAEVAFQSAMTGHLVLSTLHTNSAVAAIPRLYDLGVEPSILATSLTLVIAQRLVRRICDGCKEPYMPDAETSLKVGLSSIDGMVYRGKGCASCGGTGFAGRVGIYEFFRPTTAVRKMIGARASESDLRAAARQGGMKLLREDALDKVKQGITSPDEVLRVVQIDQTESPCAYCGALIEIDFSTCPYCLSNLKKTCASCGQDLKIEWKACPYCNSKAAPLELGEVTVALTSAASSDGRVAQRPVTPGRAAAGAPSVSSADPMSWPGVRTFDFDIGDATLPDQTAAARPEARVSSPSDAHRVSAPTAAARDRTPAAEVAARAPSEASEPEARRLRVLVVDDDEDIRQVVAFTLKSLAVPVDVAQAVDGQEAVELATVQPPDLVVLDVMMPRLDGFETCTKLRQSVRTAFIPILMLTASADEMSRSKGYLVGTDDYMSKPFQPADLKQRVTTLLRRSYGI, via the coding sequence ATGTCGAAACAACTCGAAACTCTCCTCCGCCAGTCAGACCTGCTGACCGAGGCTCAGCTGATCCGGGATCTGGAACAGGCGCGGAAGCAGAACATGTCACTCATCGACGTGGTACTGCAGGAAGAGCGCCTGACCGAAGAACAACTGGCCGATCTGTTTGCGGCGGCCACGAAGATTCCGCGGATACGCGTGGCCGCGTCTGCGGTTGATCCGGTGGCGATCGAGAATGTCCCCGACAAACTCGCGCGCCGGTACTGCTGCCTGCCGTTGTCGGTCGAGGGGCGCGTGCTCACGCTGGCGTTGGCGGACCCGGGCGACTATCTGGCCATCCAGGACATCGAGTTCGCCTCGGGGTTGTCGGTTCGCCCGGTGATTGCCACGCGGACGGAGATTCTCGACGGCATCGAGGAGCGTTACGCGGCCGAGGATCGGATCGGGAGTTTTCTCGCCAACGTCCCCGACGTGACCGATCTGCACATCGGCGCCGACGATCCGACCGAGGATCTCGCCGTGTCGGTCGTCGATTCCCGCTCGGCGGCCGACGTGGCCCCGGTCGTCAAGATGTGCAATCTCATCGTCCACGATGCGATCAAGGCGGGCGCCAGCGATTCGCACATCGAGCCGACCATGCACGACGTGAACGTGCGGATGCGCGTGGACGGCGTGCTGCGCGATTACACCCACGTGCCCAAGTGGCTGCACAGCCCGCTGGTCTCGCGCCTGAAGATTCTCGCCAAGCTCGACATCTCCGAACGGCGGCTGCCGCAGGACGGACGCATCAACGTGCAGTACCAGGGGCGCACGATCGACATTCGGGTGTCCACGCTGCCGACGCACTTCGGCGAGAAAGCCGTGCTCCGGTACCTTGGTGGCGGGGTGTTGCCCAAGGTCGATCGGATGGGCTTGAACGCCACCCAGTCGACCCTTCTGGAAGACGTGATCCGACAGCCCCAGGGCATGATTCTCGTCACCGGGCCGACCGGATCGGGGAAGACGACGACGTTGTACGCGCTGCTGGCCAGGCGCCGGTCTACTGAAGTCAACATCGTCACGGTCGAAGATCCGATCGAGTACCACCTGCCGGGCATCAACCAGGTGCAGATCAATCCGAAGGCCGGCCTGTCGTTCGCGAACGCGTTGAGGTCGATTCTGCGTCAGGATCCTGATGTGATTCTGGTCGGCGAGACACGCGATCAGGAAACGGCTGAAGTGGCGTTCCAGTCGGCGATGACCGGACACCTCGTGCTGAGCACGCTGCACACCAACAGCGCGGTGGCGGCGATCCCTCGCCTCTACGATCTTGGCGTCGAACCGAGCATTCTGGCCACGTCGCTGACGCTGGTGATCGCGCAGCGCCTCGTCCGGCGCATCTGCGACGGGTGCAAGGAACCGTACATGCCGGACGCCGAGACGTCGCTCAAAGTGGGCCTCTCCTCAATCGACGGCATGGTGTACCGGGGCAAGGGATGCGCTTCCTGCGGGGGAACGGGCTTCGCCGGGCGGGTGGGCATCTACGAGTTCTTCCGGCCGACCACCGCTGTGCGGAAGATGATCGGCGCTCGAGCGAGCGAGAGCGATTTGCGGGCGGCGGCGCGTCAGGGCGGCATGAAGTTGCTTCGCGAGGACGCGCTCGACAAGGTGAAGCAGGGGATTACGTCACCGGATGAAGTGCTGCGCGTGGTGCAGATCGATCAGACCGAGTCGCCCTGCGCGTACTGCGGCGCGCTCATCGAGATTGACTTTTCCACGTGTCCGTACTGCCTGAGCAATCTCAAGAAGACGTGTGCGAGTTGCGGGCAGGATCTCAAGATCGAGTGGAAAGCGTGCCCGTACTGCAACTCGAAGGCCGCGCCGTTGGAACTCGGCGAGGTGACGGTGGCGCTCACGTCGGCCGCTTCATCTGACGGGCGCGTGGCACAGCGGCCTGTGACGCCGGGTCGCGCCGCGGCTGGAGCGCCGAGTGTGTCGAGCGCGGATCCGATGAGCTGGCCGGGCGTTCGCACATTTGATTTCGACATCGGCGACGCGACATTGCCGGATCAGACGGCCGCGGCCCGGCCGGAAGCGCGTGTCTCCTCGCCGTCAGACGCGCACCGCGTGAGCGCACCAACCGCGGCGGCCCGAGATCGTACGCCCGCTGCCGAGGTGGCGGCGCGGGCACCCAGTGAGGCGTCGGAGCCCGAAGCGCGGCGGCTCCGCGTCCTGGTGGTGGATGACGACGAGGACATCCGGCAGGTCGTGGCGTTCACGCTGAAGAGCCTGGCGGTGCCGGTCGATGTCGCTCAGGCGGTGGACGGCCAGGAAGCCGTTGAACTGGCCACGGTACAGCCCCCCGATCTGGTCGTGCTCGACGTCATGATGCCGCGGCTGGACGGTTTCGAAACGTGCACGAAACTGCGGCAGAGCGTGCGGACGGCCTTTATTCCCATTCTCATGTTGACCGCGAGCGCGGACGAGATGAGCCGATCGAAGGGGTATCTGGTCGGGACCGACGATTACATGAGCAAGCCGTTCCAGCCGGCCGATCTGAAGCAGCGCGTGACGACGTTGTTGAGACGATCGTACGGAATATAG
- a CDS encoding GAF domain-containing protein, protein MTEPLDLDLLAAAASSDQSAAKSDRQMLTTLFALGREVSSVLDLDELLRKLPDLIARVTDYHAFAIYLLDEERGELHIAYSTGYPEGSRELRLKVGEGLVGAAVEAARPLLANDVTNDSRYIEAVPGTRAELVLPLRRKGRAIGALNLLSRNVGEFTPAEVETLRNFAASVAIAIENARLFATERRYADTLEALGEIGRDFASTLDLDELLERIARTIKRVIDYRTFGILLVDEDAHAVVLRLAVKYDEQILQKRIPIGEGLVGYAALHKTPVLVGDVRLDPRYIKVVEDVRSELVIPLLVKDRCVGLFDLESPELNAFDKRHVELLTPLASSAAVAVENARLYDEVRRNEIRLDKEMRFAQRVQQALLPTALPKRLKGVDVGWRFEPARELGGDLYEFLSLEPHKLTVAVGDVSGKGAPAALYSAFAGELLRSRTFRRRHSAAAPSPAEVLASMNRIMHERRLEEYYCTLLYAQFDVRQHRVTLANSGLPFPIHCSGERCTQIECPGVPLGAFPESSYDDLTISLGIGDVFASCSDGVFEAMNEGGDEFGAERLMAVIQHARTKSAREIVDAIFDAATAFRGTAAQNDDMTAVVVKMTT, encoded by the coding sequence GTGACTGAGCCTCTCGATCTCGACTTGCTGGCGGCTGCGGCGTCTTCCGACCAGTCTGCCGCCAAGAGCGACCGGCAGATGCTGACGACGCTCTTTGCGCTGGGGCGCGAAGTGTCGTCGGTCCTTGATCTGGATGAACTGCTTCGCAAGCTGCCGGATCTGATCGCGCGCGTCACCGATTACCACGCGTTTGCGATCTACCTGCTGGACGAGGAGCGCGGCGAACTGCACATCGCGTATTCGACGGGCTATCCGGAGGGCAGCCGGGAACTGAGGCTGAAAGTGGGGGAGGGCCTGGTCGGCGCGGCGGTCGAGGCGGCCCGGCCTCTGCTCGCGAACGACGTCACGAATGACTCCCGCTACATCGAAGCGGTTCCGGGGACGCGGGCTGAACTGGTGCTGCCGCTCCGACGGAAGGGCCGCGCCATCGGCGCGCTGAACCTGCTGAGCCGCAATGTGGGCGAATTCACGCCGGCCGAGGTCGAGACGCTGCGCAACTTTGCGGCGTCGGTGGCCATCGCGATCGAAAACGCGCGGCTGTTTGCCACGGAACGGCGCTATGCGGACACGCTCGAAGCGCTGGGGGAAATAGGCCGCGATTTCGCGTCCACCCTCGACCTGGACGAGTTGCTCGAGCGCATCGCCCGGACGATCAAGCGCGTCATCGACTACCGCACGTTTGGCATTCTGCTGGTCGACGAAGACGCGCACGCCGTCGTGCTCAGGCTTGCCGTGAAGTACGACGAGCAGATCCTCCAGAAGCGGATTCCGATTGGCGAAGGTCTTGTCGGCTACGCGGCGCTGCACAAGACGCCGGTCCTTGTCGGGGACGTGCGCCTGGATCCGCGCTACATCAAGGTGGTCGAAGACGTCCGGTCCGAACTCGTGATTCCGCTGCTCGTCAAGGACCGCTGCGTGGGGCTGTTCGATCTCGAGAGCCCCGAGCTGAACGCCTTCGACAAGCGGCACGTGGAACTGCTGACGCCGCTGGCGTCAAGCGCGGCGGTGGCGGTCGAAAACGCGCGCCTCTACGACGAGGTCCGCCGCAACGAGATCCGGCTCGACAAGGAGATGCGCTTCGCCCAGCGTGTGCAGCAGGCCCTGCTGCCGACGGCTTTGCCGAAACGGCTCAAAGGCGTGGACGTCGGGTGGCGGTTTGAGCCGGCTCGCGAGCTCGGCGGCGACCTGTACGAGTTCCTGTCGCTCGAACCCCACAAACTGACGGTGGCGGTCGGCGACGTGTCGGGCAAGGGGGCGCCCGCGGCCCTCTACAGTGCGTTTGCGGGCGAACTGCTTCGTTCCCGCACCTTCCGCCGGCGCCACAGCGCGGCGGCACCGAGCCCGGCCGAAGTGCTGGCGTCGATGAACCGCATCATGCACGAGCGGCGGCTCGAGGAGTACTACTGCACGTTGCTGTATGCCCAGTTCGATGTCAGGCAGCACCGCGTGACGCTGGCCAACAGCGGTTTGCCGTTTCCGATTCACTGCAGCGGCGAGCGCTGCACGCAGATCGAGTGCCCGGGTGTGCCGCTGGGGGCCTTTCCGGAGAGTTCGTACGACGATCTCACCATCAGCCTTGGCATCGGCGACGTGTTCGCGTCCTGCTCGGATGGCGTGTTCGAGGCGATGAACGAAGGGGGTGACGAGTTCGGGGCGGAGCGCCTGATGGCCGTGATTCAGCATGCGCGGACGAAATCCGCCCGCGAGATTGTCGATGCGATCTTTGACGCGGCCACGGCGTTTCGCGGCACGGCGGCGCAGAACGACGACATGACGGCCGTCGTCGTGAAGATGACGACGTAA